The proteins below come from a single Mycolicibacterium sp. TY81 genomic window:
- a CDS encoding DNA translocase FtsK, giving the protein MASKTATSSANRAKAGSANRGAAGSGARSSKSGSAKSGRPARPPAPKSPARKPARKPAPHPSPVATAGAAVGRGARAGWLMLAKGAGTTARSVGRARELEPGHRRDGIALALLGVAFLIAASSWFDAARPVGAWIDYGVRTVIGAAVVVLPVLLLALAVTLMRTHPNPDARPRLILGAAMIGLPVLGLWHIWAGAPTEPGERRGAAGFVGFVIGGPLSDGLTVWIATPLLIMGVLFGLLLVTGTTIRELPDTLRYMVSGRLHGEHDAEYDDSQAGFVDDFADDFSDGYYDDPTYSRDEPEAWPGSDQTTAAMTRPLGRTPMDNYPVEPAADEAPTAPEPAAKPARRRKAQNVADPVPTKAKALEKAQDDGLSLDRVIEGDYTLPPLDLLSDGDPPKRVGRDNDRIMSAISEVMEQFKVDATVVGFQRGPTVTRYEIELGPGVRVERFTQLQRNLAYAVANEHIRLLAPIPGKSLVGVEVPNSDREMVRLKDVLNAPSTRKDHHPMVFGIGKDVEGHFISYNLAKMPHLLVAGSTGSGKSSFINSMLVSLLQRATPDEVRMILVDPKMVEFPPYQGIPHLITPVIIDPKKAAAALAWLVEEMEQRYQDMSASGVRHIDDFNKKVRSGEITAPLGSERVYKTYPYILCVVDELADLMMQAPRDVEDAIVRITQKARAAGIHLVLATQQPVVSVVTGLIKANVPSRMAFGVTNATNSRVILDQIGAEKLTGKGDGLFQPSEAPKPIRVQGAFVSDDEIQAVVAFTKQQAQPEFIDGVTVKTVEKREIDSDIGDDMDVFLQAVELVVSSQFGSTSMLQRKLRVGFAKAGRLMDLMETRGIVGPSEGSKAREVLVKPDELAGTLMLIQGGSDANGSMGDDPGF; this is encoded by the coding sequence ATGGCGAGTAAAACCGCAACGAGCTCAGCTAACCGGGCCAAGGCCGGGTCGGCGAATCGTGGCGCAGCCGGTTCGGGGGCGCGTTCATCGAAGTCAGGCAGTGCAAAGTCGGGCCGGCCGGCACGTCCGCCGGCCCCGAAATCGCCCGCCCGAAAGCCGGCCCGCAAACCCGCGCCGCATCCGTCGCCGGTCGCCACGGCCGGTGCTGCAGTGGGTCGTGGCGCCCGCGCCGGCTGGCTGATGCTCGCCAAGGGCGCCGGAACCACCGCCCGCAGCGTCGGCCGGGCCCGCGAACTCGAGCCCGGACACCGCCGTGACGGCATCGCGCTGGCGCTGCTCGGCGTCGCCTTCCTCATCGCGGCGAGTTCCTGGTTCGACGCGGCCCGCCCGGTCGGCGCCTGGATCGACTACGGCGTCCGCACCGTCATCGGAGCCGCGGTCGTGGTGCTGCCGGTGCTGCTGCTCGCACTGGCCGTCACGCTGATGCGCACCCATCCGAACCCCGACGCCCGGCCCCGGCTGATCCTCGGCGCCGCCATGATCGGGCTGCCGGTACTGGGCCTGTGGCACATCTGGGCCGGCGCACCCACCGAGCCGGGGGAGCGCCGCGGCGCCGCCGGCTTCGTCGGCTTCGTCATCGGCGGGCCGCTCTCGGACGGGCTGACCGTCTGGATCGCCACGCCGCTGCTCATCATGGGCGTGCTGTTCGGCCTGCTGCTCGTCACCGGCACGACCATCCGGGAACTGCCGGACACCTTGCGCTACATGGTTTCCGGCCGCCTGCACGGCGAGCACGACGCGGAGTACGACGACAGCCAGGCCGGCTTTGTCGACGACTTCGCCGACGACTTCTCCGACGGCTACTACGACGACCCCACCTACTCGCGTGACGAACCCGAGGCCTGGCCCGGCTCGGACCAGACCACCGCGGCCATGACACGCCCGCTGGGCCGCACGCCGATGGACAACTACCCCGTCGAGCCCGCCGCCGACGAAGCGCCGACCGCGCCCGAGCCGGCCGCCAAGCCGGCGCGCCGCCGCAAGGCCCAGAACGTCGCGGACCCGGTGCCCACCAAGGCCAAGGCCCTGGAAAAGGCGCAGGACGACGGCTTGTCGCTGGACCGCGTCATCGAGGGCGACTACACGCTGCCGCCGCTGGACCTGCTGTCCGACGGTGACCCGCCGAAGCGTGTAGGCCGCGACAACGACCGCATCATGTCGGCCATCTCCGAGGTCATGGAGCAGTTCAAGGTCGACGCCACGGTCGTCGGCTTCCAGCGCGGCCCGACCGTCACCCGGTACGAGATCGAGCTCGGGCCGGGCGTCCGCGTCGAGCGGTTCACCCAGCTGCAGCGCAACCTCGCCTACGCGGTGGCCAACGAGCACATCCGCCTCCTCGCGCCGATCCCCGGTAAGTCTCTGGTCGGTGTCGAGGTGCCGAACAGCGACCGCGAGATGGTGCGGCTCAAGGACGTGCTGAACGCGCCGAGCACCCGCAAGGACCACCACCCGATGGTGTTCGGCATCGGCAAGGACGTCGAAGGCCACTTCATCAGCTACAACCTGGCCAAGATGCCGCACCTCCTGGTGGCCGGCTCCACCGGTTCGGGTAAGTCGAGCTTCATCAACTCGATGCTGGTGTCGCTGCTGCAGCGCGCCACGCCCGACGAGGTCCGGATGATCCTGGTCGACCCGAAGATGGTGGAATTCCCGCCCTACCAAGGCATTCCGCACCTCATCACGCCCGTGATCATCGACCCGAAGAAGGCCGCCGCCGCGCTGGCGTGGCTGGTCGAGGAGATGGAGCAGCGCTACCAGGACATGAGCGCCAGCGGTGTCCGGCACATCGACGACTTCAACAAGAAGGTGCGCTCGGGCGAGATCACCGCGCCGCTGGGCAGCGAGCGGGTCTACAAGACCTACCCGTACATCCTGTGCGTCGTCGACGAGCTGGCCGACCTGATGATGCAGGCGCCGCGCGACGTCGAAGACGCCATCGTCCGCATCACCCAGAAGGCCCGCGCCGCGGGCATCCACCTGGTGCTGGCCACCCAGCAGCCGGTGGTGTCGGTCGTGACCGGTCTGATCAAGGCAAATGTGCCGTCCCGCATGGCATTCGGCGTCACCAACGCGACCAACTCGCGCGTCATCCTCGACCAGATCGGCGCCGAGAAGCTCACCGGTAAGGGCGACGGCCTGTTCCAGCCGTCGGAGGCGCCCAAGCCCATCCGCGTCCAGGGTGCGTTCGTCAGCGACGACGAAATCCAGGCCGTCGTCGCCTTCACCAAGCAGCAGGCCCAGCCCGAGTTCATCGACGGCGTCACGGTCAAGACCGTCGAGAAGCGCGAGATCGACAGCGACATCGGCGACGACATGGATGTCTTCCTGCAGGCCGTCGAGCTGGTCGTGTCGAGCCAGTTCGGGTCGACCTCGATGCTGCAGCGCAAGCTGCGGGTCGGGTTCGCCAAGGCCGGCCGCCTGATGGACCTGATGGAGACCCGCGGCATCGTCGGGCCGTCCGAGGGCTCCAAGGCCCGTGAGGTCCTGGTCAAGCCCGATGAGCTCGCCGGCACGCTGATGCTGATCCAGGGCGGCTCGGACGCCAACGGTTCGATGGGCGACGACCCCGGTTTCTGA
- a CDS encoding DUF4282 domain-containing protein: protein MVDISRSAATDAELDTELESGGRRWPALTAFTDFGFRKSTAQHVVPLLYGLVIAGAVVLYLAGAVVAFELSAVLGVFWLVLAGPVTCVAIVLVARVVLESLSAFMAMGQQVDELNELVLEIAELMIGVSDKIEVIPTLPSFGRGGRSRRRAAIMDMRDRIVARRNAAAEGAD, encoded by the coding sequence GTGGTTGACATTTCGCGCAGCGCAGCAACGGACGCGGAGCTCGACACCGAGCTCGAATCCGGTGGCCGCAGGTGGCCCGCGCTGACGGCGTTCACCGACTTCGGGTTCCGGAAGTCGACGGCGCAGCACGTGGTTCCGCTGTTGTACGGGCTGGTCATCGCCGGTGCGGTGGTTCTGTATCTGGCGGGCGCCGTGGTGGCGTTCGAGTTGTCCGCAGTGCTCGGCGTGTTCTGGCTGGTGCTCGCCGGTCCGGTCACCTGCGTCGCGATCGTGCTGGTGGCGCGCGTGGTCCTGGAGTCGCTGAGCGCGTTCATGGCGATGGGTCAGCAGGTCGACGAGCTCAACGAGCTGGTGCTGGAGATCGCCGAGCTCATGATCGGGGTGTCGGACAAGATCGAGGTGATCCCGACGCTGCCGTCGTTCGGCCGTGGCGGACGGTCCCGTCGGCGGGCCGCGATCATGGACATGCGCGACCGCATCGTGGCGCGCCGGAACGCGGCAGCCGAAGGCGCCGACTAG
- a CDS encoding amino-acid N-acetyltransferase: MSDAPKPATTGLVVRRARTSDVPGIKALVDIYAGKILLEKNLVTLYEAVQEFWVADLHGEIVGCGALHVLWADLGEVRTVAAHPKVRGMGVGHAVVAKLLDVARDLQLQRVFVLTFETDFFSRHGFKEIEGTPVTAEVYEEMCRSYDTGVAEFLDLSYVKPNTLGNTRMLVTL; encoded by the coding sequence GTGAGCGACGCACCGAAACCCGCCACCACTGGGCTGGTGGTTCGCCGCGCCCGGACTTCCGATGTACCGGGAATCAAGGCCCTCGTGGACATCTACGCGGGAAAGATCCTGCTGGAAAAGAACCTGGTGACCCTCTACGAGGCGGTCCAGGAGTTCTGGGTCGCCGACCTGCACGGCGAGATCGTCGGCTGTGGCGCATTACACGTGCTGTGGGCCGACCTCGGTGAGGTGCGTACCGTCGCCGCGCACCCCAAGGTGCGCGGCATGGGCGTCGGGCACGCCGTGGTGGCCAAGCTGCTCGACGTGGCCCGGGACCTGCAGCTGCAGCGCGTCTTCGTGCTGACCTTCGAGACCGATTTCTTCAGCCGGCACGGCTTCAAGGAGATCGAGGGCACGCCCGTCACCGCCGAGGTGTACGAGGAGATGTGCCGCTCGTACGACACCGGTGTGGCGGAGTTCCTGGACCTGTCCTACGTCAAGCCGAACACCCTGGGCAACACCCGGATGCTGGTCACGCTGTAG
- the pgsA gene encoding CDP-diacylglycerol--glycerol-3-phosphate 3-phosphatidyltransferase has translation MTGQSDTDPRASRAGVANIANLLTGLRIVLVPVFLAALFAGDGHETRWRIAAFVVFAAAVITDRFDGEIARSFDMVTEFGKLADPIADKALIGAALIGLSMLGDLPWWITVVILARELAVTLLRFAVIRRGVIPASRGGKLKTLVQAVAIGLFVLPLHAWPAPWLTTAWVFMWAAVVLTVLTGIDYVVSAFRRP, from the coding sequence GTGACAGGCCAGTCAGATACCGATCCGCGCGCCTCGCGCGCCGGCGTGGCGAACATCGCCAATCTGCTGACCGGACTGCGCATCGTGCTGGTGCCCGTGTTCCTGGCCGCGCTGTTCGCCGGAGACGGTCACGAAACTCGTTGGCGGATAGCCGCTTTCGTCGTGTTCGCGGCCGCCGTCATCACCGACCGGTTCGACGGCGAGATCGCCCGCAGCTTCGACATGGTCACCGAATTCGGCAAGCTGGCCGATCCCATCGCCGACAAGGCGCTGATCGGCGCCGCGCTGATCGGGCTGTCGATGCTCGGCGACCTGCCGTGGTGGATCACGGTCGTGATCCTGGCCCGCGAGCTCGCGGTGACGCTGTTGCGCTTCGCGGTGATCCGGCGCGGCGTCATCCCCGCCAGCCGCGGCGGCAAGCTCAAGACGTTGGTGCAGGCCGTGGCGATCGGCCTGTTCGTCCTGCCCCTGCACGCCTGGCCCGCGCCATGGCTGACCACCGCCTGGGTGTTCATGTGGGCCGCCGTCGTGCTGACGGTGCTGACCGGCATCGACTACGTCGTCTCCGCTTTTCGCCGGCCCTGA
- the clgR gene encoding transcriptional regulator ClgR, which produces MTTLLREVIGDVLRQARTGQGRTLREVSDGARVSLGYLSEVERGRKEPSSELLGAICGALDVPLSQVLADAAEQMLHTERAEADRTVANIDVATKVVIPQALAMAVA; this is translated from the coding sequence ATGACGACATTGCTGCGTGAGGTCATCGGCGACGTGCTGCGTCAGGCCCGTACCGGGCAGGGACGCACACTGCGCGAGGTGTCCGACGGTGCTCGGGTGAGCCTGGGCTACCTGTCCGAGGTCGAGCGGGGCCGCAAGGAACCCTCGAGTGAACTGCTCGGTGCCATCTGCGGCGCCCTGGACGTGCCGCTGTCCCAGGTTCTGGCCGACGCCGCCGAGCAGATGCTGCACACCGAGCGCGCCGAGGCCGACCGCACGGTGGCCAACATCGACGTCGCGACCAAGGTCGTCATCCCACAGGCTCTCGCCATGGCAGTTGCCTGA
- the pspA gene encoding phage shock protein PspA, with amino-acid sequence MANPFVKAWKYLMALFSSKVDEYADPKVQIQQAIEEAQRQHQALTQQAASVIGNQRQLEMRLSRQLADIEKLQANVRQALTLADQATAAGDVAKATEYNNAAEAFAAQLVTAEQSVEDLKGLHDQSLQAATQAKKAVEQNAMVLQQKIAERTKLLSQLEQAKMQEQVSASLRSMTEIAAPGNTPSLDEVRDKIERRYANAMGSAELAQNSVQGRMMEVQQASVQMAGHSRLEQIRASMQGNSLPSGGAAAPATPAAPAANPAPENPLSQ; translated from the coding sequence ATGGCCAATCCCTTTGTCAAGGCCTGGAAGTACCTCATGGCGCTGTTCAGCTCCAAGGTCGACGAATACGCCGACCCGAAGGTGCAGATTCAGCAGGCGATCGAGGAGGCCCAGCGCCAGCACCAGGCCCTGACTCAGCAGGCCGCCTCGGTCATCGGCAACCAGCGCCAGCTGGAGATGCGCCTGAGCCGTCAGCTCGCCGACATCGAGAAGCTGCAGGCCAACGTCCGTCAGGCGCTGACCCTGGCCGACCAGGCCACCGCGGCCGGCGACGTCGCCAAGGCCACCGAGTACAACAACGCCGCCGAGGCCTTCGCCGCCCAGCTGGTGACCGCCGAGCAGAGCGTCGAGGACCTCAAGGGGCTGCACGACCAGTCGCTGCAGGCCGCGACGCAGGCCAAGAAGGCCGTCGAGCAGAACGCCATGGTGCTACAGCAGAAGATCGCCGAGCGCACCAAGCTGCTGTCGCAGCTCGAGCAGGCCAAGATGCAGGAGCAGGTCAGCGCCTCGCTGCGTTCCATGACCGAGATCGCCGCGCCGGGCAACACCCCGAGCCTCGACGAGGTGCGCGACAAGATCGAGCGTCGCTACGCCAACGCCATGGGCTCTGCCGAGCTGGCGCAGAACTCGGTGCAGGGCCGCATGATGGAGGTCCAGCAGGCCAGCGTGCAGATGGCCGGGCATTCGCGCCTGGAGCAGATCCGTGCCTCGATGCAGGGCAACTCCCTGCCGTCCGGCGGCGCCGCCGCACCGGCCACTCCCGCGGCTCCGGCAGCCAACCCGGCTCCGGAAAATCCACTGTCGCAGTAA
- a CDS encoding DUF5313 domain-containing protein codes for MANENRPKPNAWQYIKYSYGGRLPDSMRAWVTEDLIGKGATLRIVIRMFVPAFLILIPIWFLPELLGITGGQDLVIRLSATVPILIPVIYFSHALNKIWRRHMLVKHGIDPKLLEESLRQKNAHIHAAYEERYGRRSDDGTGSTTI; via the coding sequence ATGGCCAATGAGAACCGCCCGAAGCCCAACGCCTGGCAGTACATCAAGTACAGCTACGGCGGCCGGCTGCCCGACTCGATGCGGGCGTGGGTGACCGAGGACCTCATCGGCAAGGGCGCGACGCTGCGGATCGTCATCCGCATGTTCGTCCCGGCGTTTCTGATCCTGATCCCGATCTGGTTCCTGCCCGAGCTCCTCGGCATCACCGGAGGGCAGGATCTCGTCATCCGCCTCAGCGCGACAGTGCCGATCCTGATCCCGGTGATCTACTTCTCGCACGCCCTGAACAAGATCTGGCGCCGCCACATGCTGGTCAAGCACGGCATCGACCCGAAGCTGCTCGAAGAGTCCTTGCGGCAGAAGAACGCCCACATCCACGCGGCCTACGAAGAGCGGTACGGCCGCCGGTCCGACGACGGCACGGGCAGCACCACGATCTAG
- a CDS encoding limonene-1,2-epoxide hydrolase family protein produces the protein MTQSTPAVTQTNAEIVESFLYALQAEDMDTADCLLDDNLVYENVGLPTIHGRTRAMKLFRPMKKSPVSFEVKFHRIVGEGTTVLNERTDALVIGPVRLQFWVCGVFEVHNGKITLWRDYFDMFDMAKATLRGLIGAVVPALRPTM, from the coding sequence ATGACACAGAGCACACCGGCCGTGACCCAGACCAACGCCGAGATCGTCGAATCCTTCCTCTACGCCCTGCAGGCCGAGGACATGGACACCGCCGACTGCCTGCTCGACGACAACCTCGTCTACGAGAACGTCGGGCTGCCGACCATCCACGGCCGCACGCGCGCGATGAAGCTGTTCCGCCCCATGAAGAAGAGCCCGGTCAGTTTCGAGGTCAAGTTCCACCGCATCGTCGGCGAGGGCACGACGGTGCTCAACGAGCGCACCGACGCGCTGGTCATCGGTCCCGTGCGCCTGCAGTTCTGGGTCTGCGGGGTCTTCGAGGTGCACAACGGCAAGATCACGCTGTGGCGCGACTACTTCGACATGTTCGACATGGCCAAGGCCACGCTGCGCGGCCTCATCGGCGCCGTCGTCCCGGCTCTGCGTCCGACCATGTGA
- a CDS encoding glycosyltransferase, with protein MRVAVVAGPDPGHAFPAIALCLRFRAAGDHPVLFTGRQWLDTARQAGVDARELLGLDPEDGDDDLDSGAKIHERAARMAVLNDSSLREPAPDLIVSDVITACGGMVAESMGLPWVELTPHPLYLPSKGLPPLGSGLAPGVGVRGRLRDATLRFLTARSVRQGNRQRSAARVGIGLPATDPGPARRLIATLPGLEVPRPDWPAEAVVVGPLHFEPTTAVLDIPPGSGPVVVVAPSTATTGMQGLDDLALETLIPGQTLPDGARVVVSRLRGPDAPVPPWAAVGLGRQDELLKRADVMICGSGHGIVSKTLLAGVPLVVVPGGGDQWEIANRIVRQGSGELIRPLTAEALVATVGRVLATPSYREAARRAGASGADVADPVAVCRAALGGAAE; from the coding sequence ATGCGCGTCGCCGTCGTTGCCGGGCCGGACCCCGGCCATGCCTTTCCGGCCATCGCGCTGTGCCTCCGGTTCCGGGCTGCCGGCGACCATCCGGTGCTGTTCACCGGCCGGCAATGGCTCGACACCGCACGGCAGGCCGGCGTCGATGCGCGGGAGCTGCTCGGGCTGGATCCCGAGGACGGCGACGACGACCTCGACTCGGGCGCCAAGATTCACGAGCGTGCGGCCCGGATGGCGGTGCTCAATGACTCGTCGCTGCGAGAGCCGGCGCCCGACCTGATCGTGTCCGACGTCATCACGGCCTGCGGCGGGATGGTCGCCGAGTCGATGGGCCTGCCGTGGGTCGAACTGACCCCGCACCCGCTGTACCTGCCGTCGAAAGGATTGCCGCCGCTGGGCAGTGGCCTGGCGCCCGGCGTCGGCGTGCGGGGCCGGCTGCGGGACGCGACACTACGGTTCCTCACGGCTCGTTCGGTGCGTCAGGGCAACCGGCAGCGGTCCGCGGCGCGCGTCGGGATCGGCTTGCCCGCAACCGATCCCGGGCCTGCGCGGCGGCTGATCGCGACCCTGCCCGGGCTGGAGGTGCCGCGGCCGGACTGGCCGGCCGAAGCCGTCGTCGTGGGGCCGCTGCACTTCGAGCCCACGACCGCGGTGCTCGACATACCGCCCGGTTCGGGGCCGGTCGTGGTGGTGGCGCCGTCGACCGCGACGACGGGGATGCAGGGCCTGGACGACCTGGCGCTCGAGACGCTGATCCCCGGGCAGACGCTGCCCGACGGCGCGCGCGTCGTCGTCTCGCGGCTGCGCGGTCCCGACGCGCCGGTGCCGCCGTGGGCCGCCGTCGGGCTCGGGCGGCAGGACGAACTGCTGAAGCGGGCCGATGTCATGATCTGCGGCAGTGGCCACGGCATCGTGTCCAAGACGCTGCTGGCCGGGGTACCGCTGGTCGTGGTGCCCGGTGGCGGTGACCAGTGGGAGATCGCCAATCGGATTGTGCGACAGGGGAGTGGCGAGCTGATCCGGCCGTTGACCGCCGAAGCACTGGTGGCGACAGTGGGCCGCGTGCTGGCGACGCCGTCGTACCGGGAGGCGGCCCGGCGCGCCGGTGCCAGCGGCGCGGACGTCGCCGACCCGGTGGCCGTATGCCGAGCGGCGCTCGGCGGCGCCGCTGAGTAG
- a CDS encoding DUF3046 domain-containing protein, translating into MRLTEFTLLIEEQFGAARGAALVSDHVLAALGGRTPAQAIEAGVEPRDVWRALCADFDVPRDQW; encoded by the coding sequence GTGCGACTGACCGAATTCACCCTGCTGATCGAAGAGCAGTTCGGTGCGGCGCGCGGCGCTGCGTTGGTGTCGGACCATGTGCTGGCCGCGCTCGGTGGCCGTACCCCGGCGCAAGCGATCGAAGCGGGCGTCGAACCCCGCGACGTCTGGCGCGCCCTGTGCGCGGACTTCGACGTCCCGCGCGATCAGTGGTGA
- a CDS encoding SDR family oxidoreductase — MSASIAVVTGAGRGIGLAIAKALAAAGHRVLITDVDGDAAQRAAESVGRGAWGVAQDVRDVAGHEAVAALAAQQGRLAVWVNNAGVLHAGNSWEQPAEHVVQTLDVNVRGMMAGCMAAVNAMGAGGGVILNIASISALTPVPGLAVYAASKAAVLSYTTSLQGELRGAGLPIRVRALCPDVVNTEMVNSRTHDPGAALLFSGPKPLAADDIARAALELMDSRQIFRVVPRWRGVIARGTDVAPAAGLRALSLMRALGLRRQRSL, encoded by the coding sequence ATGAGCGCCAGCATTGCCGTAGTCACCGGAGCTGGGCGGGGAATCGGCCTCGCCATCGCGAAAGCCCTTGCCGCGGCGGGACACCGCGTACTGATCACCGACGTCGACGGGGACGCCGCACAGCGCGCGGCGGAGTCCGTCGGGCGCGGTGCGTGGGGCGTCGCCCAGGATGTGCGCGACGTCGCCGGCCATGAGGCCGTGGCGGCACTGGCTGCGCAGCAGGGCCGACTCGCGGTGTGGGTCAACAACGCCGGTGTGCTGCACGCGGGGAACTCCTGGGAGCAGCCCGCCGAGCACGTCGTGCAGACCCTCGACGTCAACGTCCGCGGCATGATGGCGGGCTGCATGGCGGCGGTCAACGCCATGGGAGCCGGTGGCGGTGTCATCCTCAACATCGCGTCCATCTCGGCGCTGACGCCGGTGCCGGGGCTGGCCGTGTATGCCGCGAGCAAGGCGGCGGTGCTGTCGTACACCACCTCTCTGCAGGGCGAACTGCGCGGCGCGGGCCTGCCGATCCGGGTCAGGGCGCTGTGCCCCGATGTGGTGAACACCGAGATGGTCAACTCGCGGACCCACGACCCCGGTGCGGCGCTGCTGTTCTCGGGTCCCAAGCCGCTGGCGGCCGACGACATCGCACGAGCTGCCCTGGAGCTGATGGATTCCCGTCAGATCTTCCGTGTCGTACCGCGCTGGCGCGGCGTGATCGCCCGCGGTACCGACGTGGCACCGGCCGCCGGTCTGCGCGCGCTGTCCCTGATGAGGGCGCTGGGCCTGCGGCGCCAGCGTTCACTGTGA
- the recA gene encoding recombinase RecA, producing MAAQAPDREKALELALAQIDKSFGKGSVMRLGEESRQPISVIPTGSIALDVALGIGGLPRGRVVEIYGPESSGKTTVALHAVANAQAAGGIAAFIDAEHALDPEYAKKLGVDTDALLVSQPDTGEQALEIADMLVRSGAIDILVIDSVAALVPRAEIEGEMGDSHVGLQARLMSQALRKMTGALNNSGTTAIFINQLREKIGVMFGSPETTTGGKALKFYASVRMDVRRIETLKDGTDAVGNRTRVKIVKNKVSPPFKQAEFDILYGRGISREGSLIDMGVEHGFIRKSGSWFTYDGEQLGQGKENARNYLLQNADAANEIEKKIKEKLGIGAVVTDGAADDVLPAPVDF from the coding sequence ATGGCAGCACAGGCCCCAGATCGCGAGAAGGCACTCGAGCTCGCGCTGGCACAGATCGACAAGAGCTTCGGCAAGGGCTCGGTCATGCGGCTGGGAGAAGAGTCGCGCCAACCGATTTCGGTCATTCCGACCGGATCCATCGCACTGGACGTCGCGCTCGGTATCGGTGGCCTGCCGCGTGGCCGCGTCGTCGAGATCTACGGCCCGGAGTCCTCGGGTAAGACCACCGTGGCCCTGCACGCCGTGGCCAACGCCCAGGCGGCCGGCGGCATCGCGGCGTTCATCGACGCCGAGCACGCCCTGGACCCCGAGTACGCCAAGAAGCTCGGCGTCGACACCGACGCGCTGCTGGTCTCCCAGCCGGACACCGGTGAGCAGGCGCTGGAGATCGCCGACATGCTGGTCCGCTCCGGCGCCATCGACATCCTGGTCATCGACTCGGTCGCCGCCCTGGTGCCGCGCGCCGAGATCGAGGGTGAGATGGGTGACAGCCACGTCGGTCTGCAGGCCCGCCTGATGAGCCAGGCGCTGCGCAAGATGACCGGTGCGCTGAACAACTCCGGTACCACCGCCATCTTCATCAACCAGCTGCGCGAGAAGATCGGCGTGATGTTCGGTTCGCCCGAAACCACCACGGGTGGTAAGGCTTTGAAGTTCTACGCCTCGGTGCGTATGGACGTGCGCCGTATCGAGACGCTCAAGGACGGCACCGACGCGGTCGGTAACCGCACCCGCGTCAAGATCGTCAAGAACAAGGTGTCGCCGCCGTTCAAGCAGGCCGAGTTCGACATCCTCTACGGTCGCGGTATCTCGCGTGAGGGCTCGCTCATCGACATGGGCGTCGAGCACGGCTTCATCCGTAAGTCCGGTTCGTGGTTCACCTACGACGGCGAGCAGCTGGGGCAGGGCAAGGAGAATGCCCGTAACTACCTGCTGCAGAACGCGGATGCCGCCAACGAGATCGAGAAGAAGATCAAGGAGAAGCTCGGTATCGGTGCAGTGGTGACCGATGGTGCGGCCGATGACGTCCTTCCCGCCCCGGTCGACTTCTGA
- the recX gene encoding recombination regulator RecX — protein MTSFPPRSTSEAEPAQPQRREEQARDVCLRLLTTRARSRAELEAQLTKRGFPEDVSARVLDRLAEVGLVDDVAFAEQWVRERRTNAGKGKRALASELRTKGIDADVIAETLDSVDAGEWRVRAEELVAAKLRRENLDDEMKVTRRLVAMLARRGYSQGMAFDVVNTQLTQERQRRAV, from the coding sequence ATGACGTCCTTCCCGCCCCGGTCGACTTCTGAGGCCGAGCCGGCGCAGCCGCAGCGGCGTGAGGAGCAGGCGCGGGACGTGTGCCTGCGTCTGCTCACCACCCGGGCGCGCAGTCGGGCCGAGCTCGAAGCTCAGCTGACCAAGCGCGGCTTCCCCGAGGATGTCAGCGCCCGGGTGCTGGACCGGCTCGCCGAGGTCGGCCTCGTCGACGACGTGGCCTTTGCCGAGCAGTGGGTGCGTGAACGTCGCACCAATGCGGGAAAAGGCAAGCGTGCCTTGGCTTCTGAGTTGCGGACCAAAGGAATCGACGCCGACGTGATCGCCGAGACGCTCGACAGCGTCGACGCGGGTGAGTGGCGGGTGCGCGCCGAGGAACTGGTCGCCGCGAAGCTCCGGCGGGAGAACCTCGACGACGAGATGAAGGTGACCCGGCGCCTGGTCGCGATGTTGGCACGCCGCGGGTACAGCCAGGGCATGGCCTTCGATGTGGTCAACACCCAGCTCACGCAGGAACGGCAGCGCCGCGCGGTCTAG